Proteins encoded in a region of the Canis lupus dingo isolate Sandy chromosome 17, ASM325472v2, whole genome shotgun sequence genome:
- the LOC125752760 gene encoding filaggrin-2-like isoform X24, whose product MTDLLRSVVTVIDVFYKYTKQDGECGTLSKDELKELLEKEFRPILKNPDDPDTVDVIMHMLDRDHDRRLDFTEFLLMVFKLAMACNKVLSKEYCKASGSKKHRRGHRHQKEESETEEEEEDTQGRKSGYRHSSWSEGEEHGYGSEGLRGSVKHRHGSNSRRLGRQGGLSSSGNQEQLEKRRHGSSSGHSWSSGKERHGSSSGELEERRNKSYVSPSRESEKEYESGSESKSGRRKGHSSLSHGLDASGHKSNSTQSRKSGGQKLGSSSRGSGDKGSQNYACGSSNSGGCGKPQNASSSCQEGRFGGQGNQSSCTQSGYQSGSSGGQDHGCISGGQSSGYCEHEPRSCSQSSSQRKYGSRACGQTQNGGRQQRTGSNQSCCCEQYGSETSQSSSYGQHGSGSCGHFSNSHQKGSGSNGFSKCGQYGSGSGQSSSFGQHESGSGQSSGCGHGSGSCQSSGFGQHGSGSGQSSGLCQHGSGSGQSSGFGQHGSGSGQSSGCGHGSGSCQSSGFGQHGSGSGQYSGLGQHVSSSAQSSGFGQHGSGSGQYSGLGQHGSGSGQSSGFGQHGSGSGQSSGFGQHGSGSGRSSGFGQHGSSSGQSSGFGQHGSGSGQSSSFGQHGSGTGQSSGFSSGFGQNCSGSEMSSSSGQSSGFGQCGSGSGQSSGFGQHGSGTHQTSSSGQHRYSSGQSSSFGFGSSTHQSPSFGTGSGHLLGSGQESTARQSSYGQHGSGSGQSSTFGNGSCSGNSSKPDQHESSSRKSSSKNQRDFSSIQSSGCDNQQTRVGGQECYETSSGKGSQQCRKSKSDSAKSQRRETAKGRQGTTHGQSEDTSGYAQSGHGQTSRTESSITSRSSVGESSDNQGHSGVPQVHTGSPQDHSGSQHRESESTVKGRQGTTHRQSGDLIGHAQSGHGQATRTQTSRTGRRESSGSESSDTERHSGVPQAHTGFPQGHSGSQHGESGSSVQGRHGSTHGHSGDTSGHAHADHEQATRTQSSRIDRRESSGSEYSDTENHSHVPQTHTGSPHTHAGSQHPESGSSLQRRQGTTHGQSRDTTAHAQSGHGQASRTQSSRSRRSESTVSESSDYQGHSGAPQAHTGSSHGQVGSQHPELGSTVKGRQGTPHGQSGDTSRYAHSGHGQATRTQSSRTGRRESGGSESSDTERHSGAPQAHTGSPHGQAGSQHPELGSTVKGRQGTHYGQSEDFSAHAHAGHGQATGTLSSRTGRRESGGSESSDTERHSGIPQTHTESPRTHAGSQHPESGSSLHGRKETAHRQSGDTTRHAHSGHGQATRTQSSRTGRRETSGSESSDTERHSGVPQAHSGSPRGQAGSQHGESGSSAQGRQGTTHGQSGDTTGHAESGHGQATRTQSSRTRRRGSTVSESSDTQGHSGVPQAHTGSPQSHSGSQHGESGSSVQGRQGTTHRQSGDTGGHVHSGHGEATRTQSSRTGRRESTVSESSDSQGHSGAPQAHTGSPHGQAGSQHPELGSTVKGRQGTHYGQSEDFSAHAHAGHGQATGTLSSRTGRRESGGSESSDTERHSGIPQTHTESPRTHAGSQHPESGSSLQGRKETAHRQSGDTTRYAHSGHGQATRTQSSRTGRRETSGSESSDTERHSGVPQAHSGSPRGQAGSQHGESGSSAQGRQGTTHGQSGDTTTHTESGHGQATRTQSSRTRRRGSTVSESNDTQGHLKVPNAHAGSPQGHSESQHGELGSTVKGRQGTTHRLSGDTSGHAQSGHGQATRTQSSRTRRRGYSGSESSDTQGHSGVPQVHSGSPHGQAGSQHGESDSTTKERQEYTHKHSEDTSGHAESVHGQATRTQSSRARRRGSTLSESSDTQGYSGAPQIHSGSLHGQVGSEHPESESTIKRRQVTTNRQSEDTTGNPYSGHGQATRTESSRSKRKGFSGTESSDTERHSGVPLTHTGSPHGHTGSLHGELGSTIRRRQGSTHGHSRGNSGHSGSSHTQSHDTHRLSKDNISKQSHSIHHQSRVSHSQSQHSGKQRHGSDQGWKHGSYGSAEYDYGQSGYGPSGGSRTSSRNSSPLRSLDRAENNQVSTHGQSFSRPDHTGSKAIEIIGRQRSSHGQSIDSHNKSGSSVNRRQGSFHGHSIVSHESSIDTHVQFGREGSTTRRQSSNHSVSSHGQFISARSHPESNSTLRQDFHSDNKEHSEDWGKQIHEPSGSRHGQSEFNIISIHRSNQQHLADTTSHEQVRYNTCLVRQGSSNRKSGDIQGQSGFSTNESRVDSHDQSSDSYGKSSNSRSQGIIFSHSHDSQDPAGIEEYGPTMWSGDRQKQGPESSLFRSTRIYSQNVDDKQTRNTEARGCHKRERTDSGSCYLDSNTPLYEYVQEQRCYYIE is encoded by the exons ATGACCGATCTCTTGAGAAGTGTTGTCACAGTCATTGATGTTTTCTACAAATATACCAAGCAAGATGGAGAGTGTGGCACACTGAGCAAGGATGAGCTAAAGGAACTTCTGGAAAAAGAGTTTCGTCCAATTCTGAAG AACCCAGATGATCCAGACACAGTGGATGTTATCATGCACATGCTAGATCGAGATCATGACCGAAGACTGGACTTTACTGAGTTTCTTCTGATGGTATTCAAGCTGGCTATGGCCTGCAACAAGGTTCTCAGCAAGGAATACTGCAAAGCTTCAGGGTCAAAGAAGCATAGGCGTGGTCATCGACaccaaaaggaagaaagtgaaacagaagaggaagaagaagatacACAGGGACGGAAATCAGGTTACAGACATTCAAGTTGGAGTGAGGGAGAGGAGCATGGATATGGTTCTGAGGGCTTAAGGGGAAGTGTGAAACATAGACATGGATCAAACTCCAGGAGGCTGGGAAGGCAAGGTGGTTTATCTAGCTCTGGAAACCAAGAGCAACTTGAGAAAAGACGCCATGGGTCTAGCTCTGGTCATTCATGGAGTAGTGGCAAAGAAAGACATGGCTCCAGCTCTGGAGAActggaggaaagaagaaacaagtcATATGTTAGCCCCTCTAGGGAATCTGAGAAGGAATATGAATCTGGATCTGAATCAAAGAGTGGGAGAAGGAAAGGTCATAGCAGTCTATCACATGGATTGGATGCTAGTGGGCACAAATCAAACTCTACTCAGTCAAGAAAGAGTGGAGGACAAAAGCTTGGATCTAGCTCTAGAGGTTCAGGAGACAAGGGAAGCCAAAACTATGCATGTGGTTCCAGCAATTCAGGTGGGTGTGGAAAGCCACAAAATGCTTCTAGTTCTTGTCAGGAAGGTAGATTTGGAGGGCAAGGAAATCAATCTAGCTGTACCCAATCAGGTTATCAATCAGGAAGTAGTGGAGGACAAGATCATGGATGTATTTCAGGAGGTCAGTCCTCTGGATATTGTGAACATGAGCCTAGATCCTGTAGCCAGTCTTCTAGTCAGAGAAAATATGGATCTAGAGCATGTGGTCAAACACAGAATGGTGGAAGACAACAGAGAACAGGTTCAAATCAGTCCTGTTGCTGTGAACAATATGGGTCTGAAACAAGTCAGTCTTCTAGTTATGGTCAACATGGATCTGGTTCTTGTGGACACTTTTCAAACTCTCATCAAAAAGGGTCTGGTTCAAATGGATTTTCTAAATGTGGACAATATGGGTCTGGCTCTGGGCAGTCCTCTAGCTTTGGACAACATGAGTCAGGCTCAGGTCAATCCTCTGGCTGTGGACATGGCTCTGGCTCATGTCAGTCCTCTGGCTTTGGCCAGCATGGGTCTGGCTCAGGTCAATCCTCTGGTTTATGTCAACATGGGTCTGGCTCAGGACAGTCCTCTGGCTTTGGACAACATGGGTCTGGCTCAGGTCAATCCTCTGGCTGTGGACATGGCTCTGGCTCATGTCAGTCCTCTGGCTTTGGCCAGCATGGGTCTGGCTCAGGTCAATACTCTGGTTTAGGTCAGCATGTATCTAGCTCAGCACAGTCCTCTGGCTTTGGACAACATGGGTCTGGTTCAGGTCAGTACTCTGGTTTAGGTCAGCATGGGTCTGGCTCAGGGCAGTCCTCTGGCTTTGGACAACATGGGTCTGGCTCAGGTCAGTCCTCTGGTTTTGGCCAGCATGGGTCTGGCTCAGGACGGTCCTCTGGCTTTGGACAACATGGGTCTAGCTCAGGTCAGTCCTCTGGCTTTGGACAACATGGGTCTGGCTCAGGTCAGTCTTCCAGTTTTGGTCAGCATGGGTCAGGCACTGGACAGTCCTCTGGTTTTTCCTCTGGTTTTGGACAAAATTGCTCTGGCTCAGAAATGTCTTCCAGTTCAGGACAGTCCTCTGGCTTTGGACAATGTGGGTCTGGCTCAGGACAGTCCTCTGGTTTTGGACAACATGGGTCTGGTACCCATCAAACTTCTAGCTCAGGACAACATAGATATAGCTCAGGTCAATCCTCCAGCTTTGGATTTGGATCTAGCACACATCAGTCCCCTAGTTTTGGGACTGGCTCAGGTCATTTGTTGGGCTCTGGACAAGAATCTACAGCACGTCAGTCTAGCTATGGTCAACATGGTTCCGGTTCAGGGCAATCCTCAACTTTTGGCAATGGATCTTGCTCAGGCAACTCCTCTAAACCAGATCAACATGAATCTAGCTCAAGAAAGTCATCTAGTAAAAATCAACGTGATTTTAGCTCAATTCAATCCTCTGGCTGTGACAATCAACAAACTAGGGTAGGTGGACAGGAATGCTATGAGACTAGTTCAGGAAAAGGGAGTCAACAATGTAGAAAGTCAAAATCAGATTCAGCTAAaagtcagagaagagaaacagctaAAGGAAGACAGGGAACAACTCATGGACAGTCAGAAGACACCAGTGGATATGCTCAGTCTGGTCATGGACAAACCTCCAGGACAGAATCCAGTATAACTAGTAGGAGTAGTGTTGGAGAGTCAAGTGACAATCAAGGGCACTCAGGAGTCCCACAGGTACACACAGGATCCCCTCAAGATCATTCCGGATCTCAACATAGAGAGTCAGAATCAACGGTTAAAGGGAGACAGGGAACTACCCATAGACAGTCAGGAGATCTAATTGGACATGCCCAGTCAGGTCATGGACAAGCCACCAGGACACAAACCAGTAGGACTGGTAGAAGGGAATCTAGTGGCAGTGAGTCCAGTGACACTGAAAGGCACTCAGGAGtcccacaggcacacacaggaTTCCCTCAAGGTCATTCTGGATCTCAACATGGAGAGTCAGGATCCTCAGTACAAGGGAGACATGGAAGTACTCATGGACACTCAGGAGATACCAGTGGACATGCCCATGCTGACCATGAACAAGCCACCAGGACACAATCCAGTAGGATTGATAGAAGGGAATCCAGTGGCAGTGAGTACAGTGACACTGAAAACCACTCACATgtcccacagacacacacaggatCCCCACATACTCACGCTGGTTCTCAACATCCAGAGTCAGGATCCTCACTACAAAGGAGACAAGGAACAACTCATGGACAATCAAGAGACACCACTGCACATGCCCAGTCTGGTCATGGACAAGCCAGCAGGACACAATCCAGTAGGAGTAGAAGAAGTGAGTCTACTGTCAGTGAGTCCAGTGACTATCAGGGGCACTCAGGAGccccacaggcacacacaggtTCCTCTCACGGTCAGGTTGGATCTCAACATCCAGAACTGGGTTCCACAGTTAAAGGGAGACAGGGAACTCCTCATGGACAGTCTGGAGACACCAGTAGATATGCCCACTCTGGCCATGGACAAGCCACCAGGACACAATCCAGTAGGACTGGTAGAAGGGAATCTGGTGGCAGTGAGTCCAGTGACACTGAAaggcactcag GAGCCCCACAGGCACACACCGGTTCCCCCCATGGTCAGGCTGGATCTCAACATCCAGAACTGGGTTCCACAGTTAAAGGGAGACAGGGAACACATTATGGACAGTCAGAAGATTTCAGCGCACATGCCCACGCTGGCCATGGACAGGCCACCGGGACACTATCCAGTAGGACTGGTAGAAGGGAATCTGGTGGCAGTGAGTCCAGTGACACTGAAAGGCACTCAGGaatcccacaaacacacacagaatccCCACGTACTCACGCTGGATCTCAACATCCAGAGTCAGGATCCTCACTACACGGGAGAAAGGAAACTGCTCACAGACAGTCAGGAGACACTACTAGACATGCGCACTCTGGCCATGGACAAGCCACCAGGACACAATCCAGTAGGACTGGTAGAAGGGAAACTAGTGGCAGTGAGTCCAGTGACACTGAAaggcactcaggtgtcccacaggCACACTCAGGATCCCCTCGTGGTCAGGCTGGATCTCAACATGGAGAGTCAGGGTCCTCAGCACAAGGAAGACAGGGAACTACTCATGGACAGTCAGGAGACACCACAGGACATGCCGAGTCAGGGCATGGACAAGCCACCAGGACACAATCCAGTAGGACTAGAAGAAGGGGATCTACTGTCAGTGAGTCCAGTGACACTCAGGGGCACTCAGGAGtcccacaggcacacacaggaTCCCCTCAAAGTCATTCTGGATCTCAACATGGAGAGTCGGGATCCTCAGTACAAGGGAGACAGGGAACTACCCATAGACAGTCAGGAGATACAGGTGGACATGTCCACTCTGGCCATGGTGAAGCCACCAGGACACAATCCAGCAGGACTGGTAGAAGGGAATCTACTGTCAGTGAGTCCAGTGACTCTCAGGGGCACTCAGGAGCCCCACAGGCACACACCGGTTCCCCCCATGGTCAGGCTGGATCTCAACATCCAGAACTGGGTTCCACAGTTAAAGGGAGACAGGGAACACATTATGGACAGTCAGAAGATTTCAGCGCACATGCCCACGCTGGCCATGGACAGGCCACCGGGACACTATCCAGTAGGACTGGTAGAAGGGAATCTGGTGGCAGTGAGTCCAGTGACACTGAAAGGCACTCAGGaatcccacaaacacacacagaatccCCACGTACTCACGCTGGATCTCAACATCCAGAGTCAGGATCCTCACTACAAGGGAGAAAGGAAACTGCTCACAGACAGTCAGGAGACACTACTAGATACGCGCACTCTGGCCATGGACAAGCCACCAGGACACAATCCAGTAGGACTGGTAGAAGGGAAACTAGTGGCAGTGAGTCCAGTGACACTGAAaggcactcaggtgtcccacaggCACACTCAGGATCCCCTCGTGGTCAGGCTGGATCTCAACATGGAGAGTCAGGGTCCTCAGCACAAGGAAGACAGGGAACTACTCATGGACAGTCAGGAGACACCACTACACATACCGAGTCTGGTCATGGACAAGCCACCAGAACACAATCCAGTAGGACTAGAAGAAGAGGATCTACTGTCAGTGAATCCAATGACACTCAGGGGCACTTAAAAGTCCCAAATGCACATGCAGGATCCCCTCAAGGTCATTCTGAATCTCAACATGGAGAGTTGGGATCAACAGTTAAAGGAAGACAGGGAACAACTCATAGACTTTCAGGAGACACCAGTGGGCATGCCCAGTCTGGCCATGGACAAGCCACCAGAACACAATCCAGTAGGACTAGAAGAAGGGGATATAGTGGCAGTGAGTCCAGTGACACTCAGGGGCATTCAGGAGTCCCACAGGTACACTCAGGATCTCCCCATGGGCAGGCTGGATCTCAACATGGAGAGTCAGATTCCACCACCAAAGAGAGACAGGAATATACTCATAAACATTCAGAGGACACCAGTGGACATGCCGAATCTGTTCATGGACAAGCTACTAGGACACAATCCAGTAGGGCTAGAAGAAGGGGATCTACTCTCAGTGAGTCCAGTGACACTCAGGGGTACTCAGGAGCCCCACAGATACACTCAGGTTCCCTCCATGGCCAGGTTGGATCTGAACATCCAGAGTCAGAATCCACAATTAAAAGGAGACAGGTCACTACTAATAGACAGTCAGAGGACACCACTGGTAATCCTTATTCTGGTCATGGACAAGCCACCAGGACAGAATCCAGTAGGAGTAAAAGAAAGGGATTTAGTGGCACTGAGTCTAGTGACACTGAAAGACATTCAGGAGTCCCACTGACCCATACAGGATCCCCTCATGGTCATACTGGATCTTTACATGGAGAGTTAGGATCCACAATTAGAAGGAGACAGGGAAGTACTCATGGACATTCAAGAGGCAACAGTGGACATTCTGGGTCCAGTCATACACAGTCACATGATACTCATAGGCTGTCTAAGGATAACATAAGTAAACAGTCACATAGCATTCATCACCAATCTAGAGTGAGTCATTCTCAATCACAACATAGTGGAAAACAAAGACATGGATCAGATCAAGGATGGAAACATGGCAGTTATGGAAGTGCAGAATATGACTATGGGCAGTCTGGGTATGGACCTTCTGGGGGCAGCAGAACAAGCAGCCGAAATTCTAGCCCTTTAAGGTCATTGGATAGAGCTGAAAACAATCAAGTGTCTACACATGGACAATCATTTTCTAGGCCTGACCATACAGGATCAAAAGCAATTGAAATAATCGGAAGACAAAGGTCAAGTCATGGACAGTCAATTGATTCCCACAATAAGTCTGGATCCAGTGTAAATAGAAGGCAGGGATCTTTTCATGGGCATTCAATAGTAAGTCATGAATCATCAATTGACACCCATGTTCAATTTGGAAGGGAGGGATCTACTACTCGTAGGCAGTCAAGCAACCATTCTGTATCCAGCCATGGACAATTCATATCAGCTCGCAGCCATCCAGAGTCTAATTCAACCTTAAGGCAGGATTTTCATAGTGATAATAAAGAGCATTCAGAAGATTGGGGGAAACAGATTCATGAACCATCAGGATCTAGGCATGGACAGTCTGAATTCAATATTATTAGTATCCATAGATCCAACCAGCAGCATTTGGCAGATACAACTTCTCATGAGCAGGTAAGATACAACACATGTTTAGTAAGACAGGGATCAAGTAATAGAAAATCAGGGGACATCCAGGGTCAATCTGGATTCAGCACTAATGAAAGCCGAGTAGATAGCCATGACCAATCAAGTGACAGCTATGGGAAGTCAAGTAATAGCAGAAGTCAAGGAATCATTTTCAGTCACTCTCATGATAGCCAAGACCCTGCAGGAATTGAAGAATATGGTCCAACCATGTGGAGTGGGGACAGGCAAAAGCAAGGTCCCGAATCAAGTTTATTTAGAAGCACCAGAATATATAGTCAAAATGTGGATGATAAGCAGACAAGAAACACTGAGGCCAGAGGTTGCCATAAAAGGGAGAGAACAGACTCAGGTTCCTGTTATTTAGATAGCAACACTCCACTCTATGAATATGTCCAAGAACAAAGGTGTTATTACATTGAATAA